The DNA region GTAAAAGATGAAGAATTTAAGGAAGTAagccattttatttttgtaaacaattaaatgttttttaaaCCAAATactgataaaatttaattttcagaaCAAATTAAACATAGGAACAAACATgggaacaaataaattattgcagAATGAAAAAATCAATCCAAAGCAGCGGCAAAAAGTAACTCCTCTCAGCAAACCTAAAATACAATTACCAATGTCTTTGAATCGTAATCCAAAAACTCCAATCAACAATCAACTGCTTCCAAacgtaaattgaaaaataaattaccttccttataatatatttgtcaaaaatgaagattaattatttaaaagttatatgttttatttttagtcTATAAAAGCTTTTACAGCTTCTCGTGCAAACATTGTAACATCAGTAGAATCATTAATTCCGATGCCAAGAACAGCTAGCAAGCAAAATTctatagataaaatagaagaaacaaaacgaaaacagataaatgatgaaaatgcaaggagaaaaagagatgaagcCTTGAGACTTcagacagaagaaaaaagaaggtaaaatcttattactattatatagtatttaataattttatagaaaaattatttttctgattTATACTTTTGGCTTATAGGAAGAGACAAgagaaggaattaaaaaatagattagCACGAGAAGccaaagagaaacaagaattAGAAAAACGGCAGAGGGCAGaacgagagaaggaagagaaagcgAGATTAGCGCAACACATGCAAGAAAAACAACgtgaagaaatggaaagaaaacgaCTTGCACAATTACAAAGAGCTcaggttattttttttaatattcttttatctatataaaaataaatatacattaacaatacaaaataaattctgTAACTGTTcctaaaggagaaagaagaaaagagaaagcaagaagAACAACTAAGATTAAAACGATTACTTGAACAAGAAGAGGCAGAACGTTTACTTGCAGAGCAAAGACGTAGAGAACAAGAAGCTGATAAACGACGAGAAGCTGAAGCAAGAGCACAACAACAAGCTGCTATAGAAGCAATGCGGTTAAAAGCACAAATGCTTACAGGACAAGCAAAAgtgaattgtttttattatatgctATCCATAGTATCAATTGcataatcttttaaaaaaataaaaaatctcattttgttttctaGAATAAACAAATGGCTAGTAATAAAAATCAGGGTCCAGTAAATTACATTCTTGACAGTGAACCTGATGACGATGACTCAGATGATGAATCCAAGCCAAAACATGTAATTCCATATTGGGCACagcgtacgtatatataccttttttttagtattaatcgtatattttaattgataatatataatacatataataatattaatttattttagcACATATAAGAAAAGCACAACTAGCAATGCAGCGATATATACCAGATATAGCAgtttataaattctttgatACTCGAAAGTGTACTCCAGATTTAACCGAATTATTTATTGGTATTGATAGAAATAGATTGAAACGTACATCAAGTGCAATCTGGAAAACACCACCTCGTTATTCAATGATGGAAACTGAATAATTAGTCTCCtttcaatgaaattgatatttaatcacagctctattaatattattaaatatattaagcaTAACATGTTTAATACTATTAAACtgtttaagaattttttgtgCTTTGTAACATATAACTTCAACGATCTATGAATTATTTGATATGCACATACACGTAATGTGTGCTTCTATCAACATACGTATGttgtaatttgtattaaattttcgtaataataatgtaccCAGTACTTCTATGTTCTTTACAAAGTGTTATTAATATTcctttatatgaaatttttttattgttttatatgaaatacttATGCAAAGTACTGGTTATAGTAtgtaagaattatatttttttctttttttttttttttttttttttttttttagacaaatgaatttattatataaatttaatttttcatgtgttatattttcatttattcataatGTTATTTAACATAAGTAGAAATAATGACAATGGTGATGTCGTTTTacaaaaattcctttttttgacCATGCACAATTATGGATTTACTTAGATTCAATGTGCTTTAAGGTATGTGTTATTAGATGTGTATACACTGGTAtctaacaatattataaaaatgttatcaaagataaataatgtCCCTTGAAACTTAATTTATAACTCACATGTGTTAAAGAATTATCCAAAACTGTTGGCTCAATATAATGTTTTGTTTCGTCAGATACTTTGTAATAATTTCCAAGAATTGGACTTTGCAATTGTTCTCCATACAATATATGTCTACTTTGTTCTGGAATTATCTTTAGATAATCAATTTCATCAACATCTTTAATCTCTACTGAGCCTAGACCTCCTTGGAGAAcctgtttattattatacattaatattaattatacatataaatgaggttttaatatatcatcatTTACTTACTTTCATAGTAGTGAAACTAGCAGATCTCTTAATATCCATGGGATATctaaaatgttgaaaatatttagatgCAGGTATGTGAGGTAAAATTGGCATCCATTCTCTAAATGTTCCCAAAGTTGATATATAACGACCTCCTAAAGTCCATAAACGTACTGTATGATCTGCACTTCCacttagaaataataatgtaattataaaccCTAAATTATAACATGATGTAAATGTATAATGGTCAAATAAAACTATGATACCTGATAATAATACGTGCATCAGGAATTATCTGAAGACACGTAACTGCCTTTGTATGACCACGAAGGGATGACAATAAAAGTGGTAATGATTGGTTTTGTACAGCTCGCTTAGCACGaccatttattatatctttccaAAGAAATGGAAATTCTAATCTTAAAAGTGGCATACACACTTTAGGAGGATTAGGTATTGTATAATTTGCGAGATACcaaacttttatatatccgAAACAATGGCCtataagtattttattatgctgaataaatatgatttttagtacataataaaatattttacctgTTATCAAGTAATTATTTTCAGGATCAGTAGCTAAAGAAATAGCAGAATCTCTTCTCATATGAATAACTGAGAAACCTGTTAAGAATCTTCCAGCAGGATGATGACTCCAAACTTGTATGATCCCAGATTCAAGTGAAACTAATAATGTACCAATATTAGGATTCATTGGTcttgaatttaaatatataatggcACAGACAGTCACTAATCGAGTTCTATTTAATGCTGATTGTTGATGAgaacaaatattaatgtatttgctataagagaaaagtataatttaaaaaattttatgtatgaaatatttctgtttttgttaaaattattgtttataattacCTAGATTGATCATagttttcttcatttaaaatttgttgtttcaatttaacttcttttatttttgacgaagtttctttcatattttctttaagattatttttatatttaatagcatatctaaatatatttgatcgtTTAAATAAGTATTTGTTTTAGCtaatatgtttataatgaATGTACTTACCTTCCAGTTGCATTACTCACTTGATATCTTCTGTATGGCTGACCTGTTTCAAGTCgccaaaaaattatttctccaTTATATGAAGCAGTAGCTAAAACTTGTGGATATTGTACAGCTGAAAAAAGTACATCATCTGTATGTATTAACTCCCAGCTTTTTTTATACGTGTGAAGTTCAGAGATTGTAAATTCTGTAACACGTTGATTCCATCCTGTACATAAAATACGATTCTCCACCCAATTTAAACTAGTTATTTCactataagaaataattatgtacaactttataaagaataaaaataatagaatagataCACTTTAATCATTTGGTATTAAAATGTTTCTACCATTGATCCTCTATTGCCATATTTCGTAAACATGTTCCTGTATTAAAATtccatatttttaatgatccaTTTCTAGCACCTGTTACCAATAATTGTTCAGAATCATCAAAAGTAGCAGCAGTAATTTCAACGTTAACATATTGTCCATATAGTAAAATACTATGAGCATTAGTCACTAAATATAAACGACGACCAAGCCAAGGATCCCATACTATAATACATGAATCTAATCCTGTAGAAACAATCTAAATTTAACAGTAgcaatataattcataaagattatgaaattttgtaatgctaaaaatatataaaaatcgcttactaatttatataaatgattataaagtaCAGAACTAACAGGCTTTGTATGAGAAATTCCATCTGATATTTCCTCATTGATCACTTGTTCACAAATAACAATGGCAATTATCATACTACAAATGATCATTTTAtgtgttaatttattataaattacggATACTTTTATGTTTTCACTTAGTTCTTTTTGTAAACCATTGTATGtctaaaaacaataatagtaatactgAGGTATAAAACTAGTacacaaaaatttttaattttatagccaaaaaataatataagaccTGTATACAAGTATAAGTAGGAACATCCCAAACTTTTATGCATCTATCTtttgataaagaatatatacgcTGGCCtgcattttgtattattatagcaCAAATAGTTGCTTGGTgtccttgaaaaatattacttgCTTTTGTTGGTACAAAAGGATTCCAAACTCGGATTATACAATCAGGACCACCTGTTACAAGTATTTGACTTtctggaaaaataatttcttataatatcacaaatataattataatatatagataccaAATTACCTtcacaaaaattaaaacaagatATTCCCCTTGCGACagtaaatttatattgtattctcATCCTCGTAGGATcactaaataataatgaacattCTGAACATTTGCTGCTAGACATGAAAGCTCTAAGATTTCCATAATAAGCCACTTGATTTACCCAATTTGTATGTAcatgttttatttctataactTTTAGATCAGGTAACTCATCctgtaatacaatattttaaaaacaatatcaaagcaattattaaacaattaattagcTATTTTATACTCTGATAAGTGCTTCATAACGTATggatattgtattgtattcaGATTGTTGTTTGAAAGGCCCTTTTTCTATGGAAGAAAAAGTCATGATTATAATAGATCCATTTGTATCTCCCAAAATAATGTAAGATTTATCCTTTATGTTTGAACTGAAGTAATATGACATACATACAACAACATAATTTAAACTTGATatctaagaatattttataattttatgtaatgtaaagaaattttcattacaTCAATATTCAATACAAACCATCACACGTAATTCAAATTTCTTTGCCACAACATCATAAAATCTTAAATCACGTTCAGTAGAGCTTGTACATATTATTTGAACATCTGGCATTAGTATCATATCAGTTATTGTGGTTTGTTGTACCTTCAAATatgctataaaaatataagatttgtgtgtgtaaaagaatatagaacaatttatgtaaaaatactAACGATTTACAGAGTGTACACTGCgttcatatttaaaatctaatgaccaataattaataactccATCTCTACTAGCAGTCAGATAACAACCTTTTTGAAAACTACTGCTTCGATCCTATCAacataatattctttatcacaaaatatttattacttatttatataatatcttattttaatatgtaatatacacGCACTGGAAGTAATTCAGGATAGAAAGCAATTCTACAAATTGGAGTACGATGAtgtgtttttaatattttaggtGAGCCTGTAAGTGGAAGTTCTAACATTTGATGTTGTAAGGATACATCTGTCTTTTGAAATTCCATTATtaagtaagaaataaattcattccATGTTACATATCcatcttttcttaaatttatctaaaagtaaatatattatatactatttttcgaataatataaaatagtttcTTACCTTCTGAAATAAGATATTGAAATCTTTAGaagacaattttatatttaaaatagatataaaggCATGTTCTAACTGAgacatattcatttttttgttttttgttgtctataaatattaatgtaatgtgaaaattatttttcatttaaatgtatCTGAACTACCtactaaaaatttattgtataaatgCATCAAAGATTCTTCTGTACATTGTTCTCCAATGCTTTTTGTTTTGAAAAACTTtccaaattcattttttatgctATAAAAAATAGGAacttaataaaatagaaatttagataaattgaaaggtattaatttatataaatttatatattaacctGATAtcatcataatttatatatgccattatttttatataatattctctaaaatatatttttacttttataattcttacaataatttattattttaaagatattccTATATAAagttcataaaattttaattaaaaatcagtCATGCAAGTTCTTTGTCATAAACATTGTTATAAAAGCTTTgaagtttataataatatgtaactAAATTCgggttaaataaatatttatgaaggatatattaaaaagactATAATGTCatgtaaaattacaaaaaatgtcAAAGTAGGtcatgaagaaaataatcaatacaACTGTAGCAGGTATAGACAGTGTAGGCTAAATAGTATAACAGGTATGAAAAAGGTATTGAAAGTGTAATTAGATTatacgatttaaatatatttcatatttttaaatctattattattaccatggATTTATTCATTGCTTTAAGTTTGTTTAATCGGCAAAAATATGAAGCTTGTGTAACTAAATGTAcagaattattgaaaaaaaatccattagATCAggtatgaatatattatattcatatattacattaattatataatatttgcactaataatataatataacaagtttctttttatgtcATAATTTGATGTatgtttatttacttttaggCAATATGGGTTTTAAAAATGCGTGCTTTAACATTACAAGTTTATGTTGATGACATAGAaagtgaagaagaaggaattgCAGAAGGTTTGTTAGATAATTATACAATGACTACAATGCCTAGACCAGGTACATCTTTAAAAAATCCAGGAACTGCCCGAATTGAACATGGAATCCGCCCTAAAACTCAGTCAGGTACAATATACCagaaacaaataagaaaaactagcagtatttatagtaataaaaatataatttttttttaaaggtagACCTGTTACTGGAGTTGTAAGACCTGCTACACAATCAGCAATATCACAAACAATGGAACAAGCATTAAGAATGCCAAGAACAGCAGCTACAGCAAGACCTATTACTGCTATTTCTGGACGAAATGTCAGGTTTGTTATTGATATATTCTTATCTtgttaaaatgttaatatacatttgaaaatgataatattatataaaattaacatttcCTTTATAAGCAGAAacagttataatattttgcttcataaggaaaaatatatcttttatatctagACTTGGAACTGCATCTATGTTAACAGAACCTGGTGGCCCTTTTATACAATTATCACGTTTAAATATAGCCAAATATGCAAATCAACCTAGCATTGCAAA from Vespa velutina chromosome 3, iVesVel2.1, whole genome shotgun sequence includes:
- the LOC124947954 gene encoding WD repeat-containing protein on Y chromosome, which gives rise to MAYINYDDISIKNEFGKFFKTKSIGEQCTEESLMHLYNKFLTTKNKKMNMSQLEHAFISILNIKLSSKDFNILFQKINLRKDGYVTWNEFISYLIMEFQKTDVSLQHQMLELPLTGSPKILKTHHRTPICRIAFYPELLPDRSSSFQKGCYLTASRDGVINYWSLDFKYERSVHSVNPYLKVQQTTITDMILMPDVQIICTSSTERDLRFYDVVAKKFELRVMISSLNYVVVCMSYYFSSNIKDKSYIILGDTNGSIIIMTFSSIEKGPFKQQSEYNTISIRYEALIRDELPDLKVIEIKHVHTNWVNQVAYYGNLRAFMSSSKCSECSLLFSDPTRMRIQYKFTVARGISCFNFCEESQILVTGGPDCIIRVWNPFVPTKASNIFQGHQATICAIIIQNAGQRIYSLSKDRCIKVWDVPTYTCIQTYNGLQKELSENIKVSVIYNKLTHKMIICSMIIAIVICEQVINEEISDGISHTKPVSSVLYNHLYKLIVSTGLDSCIIVWDPWLGRRLYLVTNAHSILLYGQYVNVEITAATFDDSEQLLVTGARNGSLKIWNFNTGTCLRNMAIEDQCEITSLNWVENRILCTGWNQRVTEFTISELHTYKKSWELIHTDDVLFSAVQYPQVLATASYNGEIIFWRLETGQPYRRYQVSNATGRYAIKYKNNLKENMKETSSKIKEVKLKQQILNEENYDQSSKYINICSHQQSALNRTRLVTVCAIIYLNSRPMNPNIGTLLVSLESGIIQVWSHHPAGRFLTGFSVIHMRRDSAISLATDPENNYLITGHCFGYIKVWYLANYTIPNPPKVCMPLLRLEFPFLWKDIINGRAKRAVQNQSLPLLLSSLRGHTKAVTCLQIIPDARIIISGSADHTVRLWTLGGRYISTLGTFREWMPILPHIPASKYFQHFRYPMDIKRSASFTTMKVLQGGLGSVEIKDVDEIDYLKIIPEQSRHILYGEQLQSPILGNYYKVSDETKHYIEPTVLDNSLTHIPVYTHLITHTLKHIESK